The Chloroflexota bacterium genome window below encodes:
- a CDS encoding arsenic transporter yields MPDPSTSGAPILAAGVAVVTLALILLRPRGLPELYAALGGAAATLLLGLVTPSDAVQAVAGSWNVFLFFIGLMVSSFTAERAGVFDVAAGLVARLAGGSARRLLVWVYLLGVLVTAFLSNDATALLLTPVVFTLARRLELPPLPYAYACALSANAASFILPVSNPANLLVMVGAPMTLATFVERLWLPSLLSAGVTLLGLLALAWGALGQRYHPPRPEPIGRRAWLGTLGLAVLVAAYLLSDLLRLPLGAVACGGALLLVLLDACCVRPSLPDLAREVPWSVLALLAGLNVVVEALVHSGVTAPATGLLGILAEPSGPAGALGPAAVGLGTALLSNAINNLPMALVTAAALHGLDPAAADRLVAGAIVGIDLGPNLTTVGSFATMLWLMLLRRRGIDISAWAYARVGLLVTPPALLAALGGLLLAR; encoded by the coding sequence ATGCCCGATCCCTCAACCTCCGGCGCGCCGATCCTCGCCGCGGGCGTCGCCGTGGTCACCCTGGCGCTGATCCTCCTCCGGCCGCGCGGCCTGCCGGAGCTGTACGCGGCGCTCGGCGGGGCGGCGGCGACCCTGCTGCTCGGGCTGGTGACACCGTCCGACGCTGTGCAGGCAGTGGCCGGCAGTTGGAACGTCTTTCTGTTCTTCATCGGCCTGATGGTCTCGTCGTTCACCGCCGAGCGAGCCGGCGTCTTCGACGTGGCGGCCGGACTGGTCGCCCGGCTGGCGGGGGGCAGCGCGCGCCGCCTGCTGGTGTGGGTCTACCTGCTGGGCGTCCTGGTGACGGCCTTTCTCTCGAACGATGCGACGGCCCTGCTGCTGACGCCCGTCGTCTTCACGCTGGCGCGCCGCCTCGAGCTGCCGCCGCTGCCGTACGCCTACGCCTGCGCGCTCTCGGCCAACGCCGCCTCATTCATCCTGCCGGTCTCGAATCCGGCCAACCTGCTGGTGATGGTCGGCGCGCCGATGACCCTGGCGACGTTCGTGGAGCGGCTCTGGCTGCCGAGCCTGCTCTCGGCCGGGGTGACCCTCCTTGGCCTGCTGGCGCTCGCCTGGGGGGCGCTCGGCCAGCGGTACCACCCGCCGCGCCCCGAGCCAATCGGACGACGGGCCTGGCTTGGCACGCTCGGGCTGGCGGTGCTGGTAGCCGCCTACCTGCTCTCAGACCTGCTGCGCCTGCCGCTGGGGGCGGTAGCTTGCGGCGGCGCGCTGCTGCTGGTGCTGCTCGACGCGTGCTGCGTCCGCCCGAGCCTGCCCGACCTCGCCCGCGAGGTGCCGTGGAGCGTGCTGGCGCTGCTGGCCGGCCTCAACGTCGTCGTCGAGGCGCTCGTCCACTCGGGCGTCACGGCCCCGGCCACCGGCCTGCTCGGCATCCTGGCCGAACCGTCTGGCCCGGCCGGGGCGCTCGGGCCGGCGGCGGTCGGGCTGGGGACGGCGCTCCTCTCGAACGCGATCAACAACCTGCCGATGGCCCTGGTGACCGCCGCTGCCCTGCACGGCCTGGACCCTGCCGCGGCCGACCGACTGGTGGCCGGGGCCATCGTCGGCATCGACCTCGGTCCCAACCTGACGACGGTCGGCTCGTTCGCCACGATGCTCTGGCTGATGCTGCTGCGGCGGCGGGGCATCGACATCTCGGCCTGGGCCTACGCTCGCGTCGGGCTGCTGGTGACGCCGCCAGCCCTGCTGGCGGCGCTCGGGGGGCTGCTGCTGGCCCGGTAG
- a CDS encoding EAL domain-containing protein: MFNSWLPDSARRLTLSAHLFLCLGLMAALPTLLLGWVQTREWAGIQIEQGDYQNRLAAQALAREVGLIVDAHARAIEALAKQVEAQGTMDPAILQEMVERQRAAYNTFPLMYVANIQGRSIAASPTVDIQGNPSVGKDFSDRDYYIKLMATQDTAISKVQIGRTIGVPTIQIVAPIRDASGTMIGFSEGSLDLTLIQRLAEEITGKGIPPYSTVLDAEGQVIAYAGADPGSSGEVMRKLGDRPVYRSTANLTGELRNGLDEDGDRVRAIAAPIQARDLNWTVVVARQEAIYAAQIASSEHKTIFVALVAVLAGLVVAALLSKALAQPFAQLAAVATAVGNGDFSQPPVRIKNWHPRDVRSLIVTVSWMIEQQRTRTEHLEQRVAERTTELRAANVELDASLAHLQRARDEAEEAQQRYASLFEQNPDGVFSLNTNQRIISANPAFQRLFGYSLDEVIGGSLMPLIAVADRELVSEHLKLVAQGKPRDFQVNLVNHDGEQVAVTITALPMVIGGRIVGIYGIAKDISERKRAEEALEHQALHDALTGLPNRTLLNDRLERLIIAHRRNERGMALIVMDLDRFKDVNDTLGHQAGDALLQQVSGRLQSALRTSDTVARLGGDEFAILLPSVRIQGGIGVAQKILRALERPFTIGEQEITVAASLGITACPDHGDDSATLMRRADVAMYVAKRNNGGFAVYSPEHDQNNVDRLAIASELRRAIDNGELRLHYQPKVSFKTGQVIRVEALVRWQHPEQGLVPPDRFIPVAEQTGLIRPLGQWVLEEALSQYHTWRDNGLRVPIAVNLSMHNLQEPELPAQIGGMLARWGIPPSELVLEITETTLMADPIRTKDVLNRLRGLGIQISIDDFGVGHSTFSYLKHLPVNEIKIDRSFVQEMNLNESDAAIVRSTIDLAHSLGLAVVAEGIENEETWDRLSGMGCDVAQGYYLSRPLAPEAFSLWLEETNYGAMGDEHAA; the protein is encoded by the coding sequence GTGTTCAATAGCTGGCTCCCCGACTCGGCACGGAGGCTGACGCTGTCGGCGCACCTCTTCCTCTGTCTTGGATTGATGGCGGCCCTGCCGACGCTCCTCCTCGGCTGGGTGCAGACCCGTGAGTGGGCCGGCATCCAGATCGAGCAGGGCGACTACCAGAACCGGCTGGCCGCCCAGGCGCTGGCCCGCGAAGTCGGCCTGATCGTCGATGCCCACGCGCGGGCTATCGAGGCGCTCGCGAAGCAGGTCGAGGCCCAGGGCACCATGGACCCTGCCATCTTGCAGGAGATGGTGGAGCGCCAGCGGGCCGCCTACAACACCTTCCCGCTGATGTACGTCGCCAACATCCAGGGGCGCTCCATCGCCGCCAGCCCGACGGTGGACATCCAGGGCAACCCGAGCGTCGGCAAGGACTTCAGCGACCGCGACTACTACATCAAGCTGATGGCCACCCAGGACACCGCGATCTCGAAGGTGCAGATCGGGCGTACCATCGGCGTGCCCACCATCCAGATCGTCGCGCCGATCCGCGACGCCAGCGGCACGATGATCGGCTTCTCGGAGGGGTCGCTCGACCTGACGCTGATCCAGCGGCTGGCCGAGGAGATCACCGGCAAGGGCATCCCGCCCTACTCGACGGTCCTCGACGCCGAGGGCCAGGTGATCGCCTACGCTGGCGCCGACCCAGGCTCGTCGGGCGAGGTGATGCGGAAGCTGGGCGACCGGCCCGTCTACCGCTCGACCGCAAACCTGACCGGCGAGCTGCGGAACGGCCTCGACGAGGACGGCGACCGCGTGCGGGCCATCGCCGCGCCGATTCAGGCGCGCGACTTGAACTGGACCGTCGTCGTCGCACGGCAGGAGGCGATCTACGCTGCGCAGATCGCGTCGTCGGAGCACAAGACGATCTTCGTCGCCCTGGTCGCCGTCCTGGCCGGCCTGGTGGTGGCAGCGCTGCTCTCCAAGGCGCTGGCCCAGCCGTTCGCCCAGCTGGCTGCCGTGGCGACGGCAGTCGGCAACGGCGACTTCTCGCAGCCGCCCGTCCGGATCAAGAACTGGCACCCGCGCGACGTCCGCAGCCTGATCGTCACCGTCAGCTGGATGATCGAGCAGCAGCGGACCCGCACCGAGCACCTCGAGCAGCGGGTGGCCGAGCGCACGACCGAGCTGCGCGCCGCCAACGTCGAGCTGGACGCCAGCCTCGCCCATCTCCAGCGCGCCCGCGACGAGGCCGAGGAGGCCCAGCAGCGGTACGCCTCCCTCTTCGAGCAGAACCCGGACGGCGTCTTCTCGCTCAACACGAACCAGCGCATCATCAGCGCCAACCCGGCCTTCCAGCGGCTGTTCGGCTACAGCCTGGACGAGGTGATCGGCGGCTCGCTGATGCCGCTGATCGCCGTGGCGGACCGCGAGCTGGTGTCCGAGCACCTGAAGCTCGTCGCGCAGGGGAAGCCGCGCGACTTCCAGGTCAACCTCGTCAACCACGACGGCGAGCAGGTGGCGGTGACCATCACGGCCCTGCCGATGGTGATCGGCGGGCGTATCGTGGGCATCTACGGCATCGCCAAGGACATCTCGGAGCGCAAGCGGGCCGAGGAAGCCCTGGAACACCAGGCGCTGCACGATGCCCTGACCGGCCTGCCGAACCGCACGCTGCTGAACGACCGTCTCGAACGGCTGATCATCGCCCATCGGCGCAACGAGCGCGGCATGGCGCTGATCGTGATGGACCTGGACCGCTTCAAGGACGTCAACGACACCCTGGGGCACCAGGCGGGCGACGCGCTGCTGCAGCAGGTCTCGGGACGGCTGCAGTCGGCGTTGCGGACCTCGGACACGGTGGCGCGCCTGGGCGGCGACGAGTTCGCCATCCTGCTGCCGAGCGTCCGGATCCAGGGCGGCATCGGCGTGGCGCAGAAGATCCTGCGGGCGCTCGAACGCCCGTTCACCATCGGCGAGCAGGAGATCACCGTCGCGGCGAGCCTGGGCATCACGGCCTGCCCGGACCACGGCGACGACTCGGCGACGCTGATGCGGCGGGCCGACGTGGCGATGTACGTCGCCAAGCGGAACAACGGCGGCTTCGCGGTCTACTCGCCGGAGCACGATCAGAACAACGTGGACCGGCTGGCCATCGCCAGCGAGCTGCGCCGGGCCATCGACAACGGCGAGCTGCGGCTGCACTACCAGCCGAAGGTCAGCTTCAAGACCGGACAGGTCATCCGCGTTGAGGCTCTGGTTCGCTGGCAGCACCCCGAGCAGGGGCTGGTTCCCCCCGACCGGTTCATCCCCGTGGCCGAGCAGACGGGCCTGATCCGTCCGCTCGGGCAGTGGGTGCTTGAGGAGGCGCTTTCGCAGTACCACACCTGGCGGGACAACGGCCTGCGCGTGCCGATTGCCGTCAACCTCTCGATGCACAACCTCCAGGAGCCGGAGCTGCCGGCCCAGATCGGCGGCATGCTGGCACGCTGGGGCATCCCGCCCTCAGAACTGGTGCTGGAGATCACCGAGACGACGCTGATGGCGGACCCGATCCGGACCAAGGATGTACTCAATCGCTTGCGCGGCCTGGGCATCCAGATCTCCATCGACGATTTCGGGGTGGGCCACTCGACGTTCAGCTACCTGAAGCACCTGCCCGTCAACGAGATCAAGATCGACCGCTCGTTCGTCCAGGAGATGAACCTGAACGAGAGCGACGCGGCAATCGTCCGCTCGACCATCGATCTGGCGCACAGCCTGGGGCTGGCGGTGGTGGCCGAGGGCATCGAGAACGAGGAGACCTGGGATCGGCTCTCGGGGATGGGCTGCGACGTGGCGCAGGGGTACTACCTCTCGCGTCCGCTGGCGCCCGAGGCGTTCTCGCTGTGGCTGGAGGAGACGAACTACGGGGCGATGGGGGACGAGCACGCCGCCTGA